One Microlunatus soli genomic window carries:
- a CDS encoding FAD-binding oxidoreductase, with protein sequence MSTQIVTPSRTVDRIGDPVVLFPGTDRYQAARADNTPDHYPAAIVVARTADDIRAGVRAAAELERPLAVRATGHGSVVAADGAVLISTAAMKKIIIDPVRRVARLQPGLRWAEVIAAAEPYGLSPTSGDFPGVGVAGFTTGGGVGWLARRYGYAADNLISATMVLPDGRTVTASADEHPDLFWAVRGGSGNFGLITELEIRLVPVSRVLAGSMVWPIDRAAAVLRWFADHAEEVPDEVTLAPVLRREQSGPVLSVGFVAVGDPERAVVTLNAMRWAGRTGIAGVDGVRSEGRLIPYGRITIPGTRPLGFEMYHELSDQLIDVSVGAIVDGTANALQFHHWGGATARPEADHGPVGHRQIPFSIKIDAEPGVLDHLAWSATGAKFLNFLSDTSQTARAYRVADYYRLRELKRRYDPANVLRVNHNIPPA encoded by the coding sequence ATGAGCACCCAGATCGTCACCCCGTCCCGCACCGTCGATCGGATCGGCGACCCGGTCGTCCTGTTCCCCGGCACCGACCGCTACCAGGCTGCCCGCGCCGACAACACACCGGACCACTACCCCGCCGCGATCGTCGTGGCACGCACCGCCGACGACATCCGCGCCGGTGTTCGGGCGGCAGCTGAGCTCGAGCGTCCGCTGGCGGTCCGGGCCACCGGGCACGGCTCGGTTGTTGCCGCTGACGGCGCGGTGTTGATCAGCACCGCCGCCATGAAGAAGATCATCATCGACCCCGTCCGGCGGGTGGCCCGACTGCAGCCCGGCCTGCGGTGGGCGGAGGTGATAGCGGCCGCGGAACCGTACGGGTTGAGCCCCACGTCGGGCGACTTCCCCGGGGTCGGCGTCGCCGGCTTCACCACCGGCGGAGGTGTCGGCTGGCTGGCCCGCCGGTACGGCTACGCCGCGGACAATCTGATCTCGGCGACGATGGTTCTTCCCGACGGCCGCACGGTCACCGCCAGTGCCGATGAACATCCCGACCTGTTCTGGGCTGTCCGCGGTGGCAGCGGCAACTTCGGGCTGATCACCGAGCTGGAGATCCGGTTGGTGCCGGTGAGTCGGGTGCTGGCCGGCAGCATGGTCTGGCCGATCGACCGGGCTGCTGCGGTGCTGCGCTGGTTCGCCGATCACGCCGAGGAGGTTCCGGACGAGGTGACGCTGGCGCCGGTGCTGCGTCGCGAACAGTCCGGACCGGTGTTGTCGGTGGGCTTCGTGGCGGTCGGCGATCCCGAACGGGCCGTGGTCACCCTGAACGCGATGCGCTGGGCCGGTCGTACCGGGATCGCCGGAGTCGACGGCGTACGGTCCGAGGGGCGGCTGATCCCGTACGGCAGGATCACGATCCCGGGCACCCGGCCGCTCGGCTTCGAGATGTACCACGAGCTGTCCGACCAGCTGATCGACGTCTCCGTCGGTGCCATCGTCGATGGGACCGCGAACGCGCTGCAGTTCCACCATTGGGGCGGCGCGACGGCGCGACCGGAAGCTGATCATGGTCCGGTCGGTCATCGGCAGATCCCGTTCTCGATCAAGATCGACGCCGAACCGGGGGTCCTCGATCACCTTGCCTGGTCAGCGACCGGCGCGAAGTTCCTGAACTTCCTGTCCGACACGTCACAGACGGCCCGGGCCTATCGGGTCGCCGACTACTACCGGCTGCGGGAGCTGAAGCGCCGCTACGATCCGGCCAACGTATTGCGGGTCAACCACAACATCCCGCCGGCCTGA
- a CDS encoding phosphotransferase family protein — MTTAAAGPPVRHTHAITRDGELITKTFRSWSRGEPLREWRALRHLAETAPGLAPEPVAAEPLAEPPWLRMRVVPGQPVTGPWTDDHLDALAASMRQLWSVPVPTALDPIDFHSTAAWRDLVARTPELDPGPQRAVDLGIRRWIGSGELVDLLTADRPPILGQGDPQVGNMLYDAGRFRLVDFEDAGRSDLAFELANFAEHLGTRGTGLDRLADRFDVDPARYWLCRRLIASFWFFTLSTQRDRRNDEFVEQSTRLEALLDR, encoded by the coding sequence ATGACGACAGCCGCAGCAGGTCCGCCCGTACGGCACACGCACGCGATCACTCGTGACGGGGAACTGATCACCAAGACGTTTCGATCCTGGAGTCGCGGCGAGCCGCTGCGGGAGTGGCGTGCACTGCGACACCTCGCCGAGACCGCGCCGGGGCTGGCACCCGAGCCGGTCGCCGCCGAGCCGCTCGCCGAACCACCCTGGCTGCGGATGCGGGTCGTACCGGGGCAGCCGGTCACCGGACCGTGGACCGATGATCACCTGGACGCACTGGCCGCATCGATGCGTCAGCTGTGGTCGGTGCCGGTGCCGACGGCACTCGATCCGATCGACTTCCACTCCACGGCTGCCTGGCGTGACCTGGTCGCCCGGACACCTGAGCTCGACCCCGGTCCGCAGCGCGCCGTCGACCTCGGCATCCGCCGGTGGATCGGCAGCGGTGAACTGGTCGACCTGCTGACCGCTGACCGGCCACCGATCCTCGGGCAGGGTGATCCGCAGGTCGGCAACATGCTGTACGACGCCGGCCGCTTCCGGCTGGTCGACTTCGAGGACGCCGGCCGCAGTGATCTGGCCTTCGAACTGGCCAACTTCGCCGAACATCTCGGTACCCGCGGCACCGGCCTGGACCGGCTCGCCGATCGCTTCGACGTCGACCCTGCCCGCTACTGGCTGTGCCGCCGGCTGATCGCCAGCTTCTGGTTCTTCACGCTGTCCACCCAGCGCGACCGACGCAACGACGAGTTCGTCGAGCAGAGCACGCGGCTGGAGGCACTGCTGGACCGGTGA